The stretch of DNA CCTTGGCGATTTCGCAGCCCTGCTGTTGGCTGATAGAAAGACTGCTCATCTTTGCGGCGGGATCAAAATCAAAATTAAGTCCCTTAAGCAGTTCCCGGGTATCGTAGATCATTTTTTTATGATCGATCAAGTGAAGCCCGGTCACGGGTTCCCGGCCAAGCCAGATATTCTGCGCCACAGAGCGTTCAGGCACGTTGGACAATTCCTGGTGGATCATGGAAACCCCAACGTCCATGGCATCGGCGGCGCTGTTAAAGCGGCATTCGTTTCCCTTAAGGATTATCTTTCCACCGTCCAACTTATAGATGCCAAAGAGACACTTCATCAAAGTGGATTTGCCGGCGCCGTTTTCCCCCATCAGGGCGTGGACCGTTCCCGGCTTTACCTGAAAATCCACATTGTCTAAAGCCAGGACCCCCGGAAATTGCTTGACGATCCCGAGCATTTCAAGGACATAGGCTGATTCCGCCATGACTGCTCCATCACATTAATTAAAATGAGAACCACTCAGGATCTTAGCCGGAAGGACTAAAACCCTTTTGTGGTTCTTTTTACAACTCGACTATGAGCGTTCCTTATTTAGGAGCGTTCGCCTTGTAATAATCCGAAGCCTTGTCTACCGGTACAAAGGGGACCAGGTAACACTGCCCAATGATGGCGGCGTCGTTGGCCGGGGTTTCATCAATGGGGGTGGTCGCCGCAGGAGTTCCGCCGGCAGGATTGCCCGGTTTGTAAGTACCGGCAGCTACCTGATAGACCACATCAAAGGCCGCTGCTGACTGACCAACCGCATCCTGTAAAACCGTGGCGTAGAGTTTATTCTCGCTCATGGAGTTGATGGCATCCTGGGTGGCGTCAATACCGAGCACCGGAACGGTGAGAGTGGTACCATCGCTGAAATCGGTCTTGGTAAAGCCGTTCTGGATGAGAGATTCTACGGCGCCCAGGGCCATACCGTCGTTCTGGGCGGCCACTACGTTGAACTTGCCGCGATAGGCGCCGATCCAGGCGTCCATCTTCTGCTGGGATTGGTCGGGGGTCCAGTTAGCGGTGTCCCGGGCTATCACGTTAACGGTGTATCCCCGGGTCTTGAGTTCCGCCATAAGGCCCGCTTCCCGGTTGATCTGGGCGGGATGGCCCAACTGACCCAGGATGAGGAGCATATTTACCGCTTTGCCCGGGGCCTTATCCGGATATTTGTCAAAATAATCCGCAATAAGCTCGCCCTGGTAGCGTCCGGCCACAAATTCCGGGGATGAGGCGTAGAAGAAGTTCTTGCCCACCTTGAGGGCCGCTACGGTCGGCTGGATATTGGAATAAGCCGCCGCTCCGCCCCGTTCCGCGATGAGCTGATTCATCTGCTCGGAAAGTTCGGAAACCGCAGGGACGATTACAAAGTACTTATACCCCTGGTTAAGCAGGGTCTGAAGCTGGGTAAGCTGGGTAGCGCCGTCGCTCCGGGCGTCCTGAACATTCAGGTCCACATTCTTTGCCGCCGCTAATTTCCGTACCGCTTCGGAATAATCCTTGAGGAACTGTTCGTCCATATTCCTCATAAGCAGGGCAATCTGAGTTTTCCCACTCGCTGCCGCACCGCCTGACTGCTGTCCACCGCCGGCGAATACCAGTGCTGAGGCTGCCATTAATACAACCAAAACCAATGCAATTTTCTTCATAAATCCTTTCCTCCATATAAGTAATTAAAGATCTGTTTACCAGAAATCTTTTACCCCATTATACCCACCGAATTTTTGAGCTGTACAGTCAAATTCTTATGGAAAAAGGTGAAAAATATACTTTATTGCAAAACCTACTATTCTACAAAGGGAAACAGCAGCTTCTGATTTTCCGGCTCGTACAGGTTGTCCTCCGTGATCAGTACCGAACCGGTGTCGATAAAGGGGAGAAGGGTATGGTTTTCCGCCGCATCCATGGCGGCCCGTACCGCCAGGTAGCCCATGTTGAAGGGCTTCTGGATCACCGTGGCGGCAATAACCCCCTGTTCTATAAGTTGTATTTCCGTAAGGGAACTGTCGACCCCCACTACCCGTACCTTCCCGGCGTATCCCCGGTCCTGGATCGCCCGGGCGGCCCAGAGGGTGGAAACTTCGTTCATACCCATGATACCCCCCAGGTCGGGGTACACATCCAGGAGCTGCTCCGTGATGGCATAGGCGTTTTCCTTAAAGTTGTCGGTAAACCAGGTCCCGATGATGGGATAACGGCCATCCTCTTGCAGCACCCGCCGGGCTCCCTCCTCCCGCTCTATGGCGGTGGTGGCCCCTTGAACATGGTTGATGATAGCCAGCTTCCGCCCGGCTTCCAGGATGCGTATCATCTCCGCAGCCACCTTAGCCCCCACCTCAATATTATTGGTTGCCACGAAGCTCAGGGGCAGGGGGCTGTCCACCCCGGAGTCCATGGTGATCACCTTGATGCCCGCCGCCGCCGCCTGTTCAACCAGGGGGACCAGCCGGATATAATCGGCAGCCGCCAGGATCAGCGCTTTGGGGGGATCGCTTTTCAGGATATCCGCAACAATCCTCATCTGCCCATCCACATCGCTTTCCACCCAGGGCCCCTGGATGCTCAGGGTAATACCGAATTCATCCGCCGCTGCCCGCATCCCGGTTTTGACCACTTCCCAGAATTCTGAATCGTTGGCAACCGCTTTTATCACCGCAGTAACCCTGATATTCTGCCGAGGGGGCGAACGGGTAATAAAGAGGATGATCAGACTTCCCGCCAGCATGATGACTATCAGGATGGCAGGCATTATAAGGGAACGAATTCGAATCAAGGTTCTCCATCCTTTTCAATAGCCGGGAGGTGTATGAATACGGTGGTACCCTCATCTTCCCTGCTTTCAAACTCCAAACCGTATTCGGCGCCGAAGTACAGTTTGATCCGCTCATCCACATTGCGCACCCCCACGCCGCTGCCCCGCCCGGGACCCGGGGGATCCGCCGCATTGCCCTGGGCCAGATGCGCCCTGACCCGCTCCAGGGTGTCCCGGTCCATGCCGACGCCGTCATCCCGCACTACCAGATCCATACCCTTCTCCGTGCGGCGCCCGGTAATAAGCACGGTACCCGCAGCGGAATTGTTTTTTATCC from Treponema primitia ZAS-1 encodes:
- a CDS encoding substrate-binding domain-containing protein — translated: MKKIALVLVVLMAASALVFAGGGQQSGGAAASGKTQIALLMRNMDEQFLKDYSEAVRKLAAAKNVDLNVQDARSDGATQLTQLQTLLNQGYKYFVIVPAVSELSEQMNQLIAERGGAAAYSNIQPTVAALKVGKNFFYASSPEFVAGRYQGELIADYFDKYPDKAPGKAVNMLLILGQLGHPAQINREAGLMAELKTRGYTVNVIARDTANWTPDQSQQKMDAWIGAYRGKFNVVAAQNDGMALGAVESLIQNGFTKTDFSDGTTLTVPVLGIDATQDAINSMSENKLYATVLQDAVGQSAAAFDVVYQVAAGTYKPGNPAGGTPAATTPIDETPANDAAIIGQCYLVPFVPVDKASDYYKANAPK
- a CDS encoding substrate-binding domain-containing protein; translation: MIRIRSLIMPAILIVIMLAGSLIILFITRSPPRQNIRVTAVIKAVANDSEFWEVVKTGMRAAADEFGITLSIQGPWVESDVDGQMRIVADILKSDPPKALILAAADYIRLVPLVEQAAAAGIKVITMDSGVDSPLPLSFVATNNIEVGAKVAAEMIRILEAGRKLAIINHVQGATTAIEREEGARRVLQEDGRYPIIGTWFTDNFKENAYAITEQLLDVYPDLGGIMGMNEVSTLWAARAIQDRGYAGKVRVVGVDSSLTEIQLIEQGVIAATVIQKPFNMGYLAVRAAMDAAENHTLLPFIDTGSVLITEDNLYEPENQKLLFPFVE